A genomic stretch from Candidatus Binatia bacterium includes:
- the infA gene encoding translation initiation factor IF-1: MSREDLIQIEGTVKEVMAGGQFRVESDKGQQFFAKISGRMRRFHIKVIPGDRVTVAVSPYDPTHGLIVYRSS, encoded by the coding sequence GTGAGCCGTGAAGACCTGATTCAAATCGAAGGCACCGTAAAAGAGGTCATGGCGGGCGGGCAGTTCCGCGTCGAGTCGGACAAGGGACAGCAATTCTTCGCCAAGATCAGCGGGCGGATGCGGCGCTTTCACATCAAGGTAATTCCCGGCGACCGTGTCACCGTGGCCGTTTCCCCGTACGATCCGACGCACGGGTTGATCGTCTATCGGAGTTCCTGA
- the dksA gene encoding RNA polymerase-binding protein DksA has translation MNRRQLERFEELLKTRRQEILDEAGRTVGGMTDARESFPDPSDRATLESNRNALLRIRDRERKLLSKIDEALERIGDGSYGVCESCGEEIGVERLNARPVTTLCIQCKAAQEAEERRSNRS, from the coding sequence GTGAACCGGAGGCAATTGGAGCGGTTCGAGGAGCTCTTGAAGACCCGGCGTCAGGAGATCCTCGACGAAGCCGGTCGGACAGTGGGCGGAATGACCGATGCCCGCGAAAGCTTCCCGGATCCCTCGGATCGCGCCACCCTGGAGTCGAATCGCAACGCCCTCCTGCGCATTCGCGACCGCGAGCGTAAGCTGCTGTCGAAGATCGACGAAGCGCTCGAGCGGATCGGCGACGGCAGCTACGGGGTCTGCGAGAGCTGCGGCGAGGAGATCGGTGTCGAGCGGCTGAACGCCCGCCCGGTCACGACGCTGTGCATCCAGTGCAAGGCGGCGCAGGAGGCCGAAGAGCGCCGGTCGAACCGATCCTGA
- a CDS encoding HAMP domain-containing histidine kinase, which produces MRPDAPRLEPRGLDRKRTILLLRSVVIVSLSYLVLFTETGTAPESVAYTLGLILSNGLLALVPATLYSDRGFAKWLFLFDTACVLVGLYLTVGLSQDFLIVYFFTMLLTAMVDGIGQIAVGAVAVSVTYGAWLWMTANGQVGSAEWLRLPFFFIVAVFYAYMTEEVKLERIRRQQAERESEHLRFLLAMGDAVSAPGSPGQWADQVKQAVEAAFPRLACEVVSSLPAGPTGTMHWAPLVVRGRTFGGLRVTPADDRGLSADEKHFCDVAALVAANGLFAAEQAHDAGRMKHEFLSTMSHELRTPLHAILGYVELLETVVGPEADPVLSDSLGRMRFNSLRLQNLLEEMLLFAELRAGGSRMTETEDVDLASLFAALEPDVLARLESKPVRFAWRVDPDVPVLRTDGRKVRQIVNGLLSNAAKFTDRGTIGLRARRLAPDTIEIGVEDSGIGIRSSDFELIFEAFRQLDGSLTRRADGLGLGLALVRELTTILGGEVRVESDVERGSTFRVRLPIGTAPVVIPTRVEARSRFSSVRLSAYATPRL; this is translated from the coding sequence ATGCGACCGGACGCGCCCAGACTCGAGCCCCGTGGGCTCGACCGCAAGCGGACGATTCTGTTGCTGCGGTCGGTGGTCATCGTCTCGCTTTCTTATCTGGTCTTGTTCACCGAGACCGGCACCGCCCCGGAAAGTGTCGCCTACACGCTCGGCTTGATCCTCAGCAACGGGCTGCTCGCGCTGGTCCCCGCGACTCTCTACTCCGATCGCGGCTTTGCCAAATGGTTGTTCCTTTTCGATACGGCGTGCGTTCTGGTCGGCCTGTACCTGACGGTCGGTTTGTCGCAGGACTTTCTGATTGTTTACTTCTTCACGATGCTGCTCACGGCGATGGTTGACGGCATCGGCCAGATCGCCGTCGGGGCGGTGGCGGTGAGCGTGACCTACGGGGCGTGGTTGTGGATGACGGCCAACGGGCAGGTGGGATCGGCGGAGTGGTTACGGCTGCCGTTTTTCTTCATCGTGGCGGTCTTTTACGCGTACATGACCGAAGAGGTGAAGCTGGAGCGGATCAGGCGGCAGCAGGCGGAACGAGAAAGCGAGCACCTGCGGTTTCTTCTTGCGATGGGGGATGCGGTAAGCGCGCCGGGGTCGCCCGGGCAATGGGCGGACCAGGTGAAGCAGGCCGTCGAGGCGGCCTTCCCGCGCCTGGCCTGCGAAGTCGTATCGAGTCTGCCGGCGGGGCCGACGGGTACTATGCACTGGGCGCCGCTGGTCGTTCGCGGAAGAACCTTCGGCGGCCTACGGGTGACGCCTGCCGACGACCGGGGGTTGAGCGCGGACGAAAAACACTTCTGCGATGTGGCGGCGTTGGTTGCCGCCAACGGTCTGTTTGCCGCCGAACAGGCCCACGACGCGGGACGCATGAAGCACGAGTTCCTCTCGACCATGTCGCACGAGTTGCGCACGCCGCTGCACGCCATCCTCGGCTACGTGGAGTTGCTCGAAACCGTCGTCGGGCCGGAGGCTGACCCTGTCCTGTCCGACAGCCTGGGCCGCATGCGATTCAATTCGCTGCGCCTGCAGAACTTGTTGGAGGAGATGCTGCTGTTTGCCGAGTTGCGCGCCGGGGGCAGCCGCATGACGGAGACCGAAGACGTCGATCTGGCGAGTTTGTTCGCAGCTTTGGAGCCGGACGTCCTTGCCCGTCTCGAGTCCAAACCGGTGCGGTTCGCGTGGCGTGTCGACCCCGACGTTCCGGTACTGCGGACCGACGGACGCAAGGTTCGGCAGATCGTTAACGGTCTGTTGAGCAACGCCGCGAAGTTCACGGACCGTGGGACGATCGGCCTGCGCGCGCGGCGCCTCGCTCCCGACACGATCGAGATCGGCGTCGAGGATTCCGGAATCGGCATCCGATCGAGCGACTTCGAGCTGATTTTCGAAGCCTTTCGCCAACTCGACGGCTCGCTGACGCGGCGCGCCGACGGCCTCGGGCTCGGCCTTGCGCTCGTGCGCGAGCTGACCACCATCCTTGGCGGGGAAGTGCGCGTCGAGAGCGACGTGGAACGCGGCTCGACGTTTCGGGTGCGGCTGCCGATCGGCACCGCTCCCGTTGTCATCCCGACCCGCGTCGAGGCGCGCTCACGGTTCAGTTCGGTACGCCTGTCGGCCTACGCCACGCCTCGCCTGTAA